A portion of the Agrobacterium tumefaciens genome contains these proteins:
- a CDS encoding exopolysaccharide production repressor protein, which translates to MYAPRVFFSMIGALLAFAVATYFIQGSFYTAFIQTLICAVILQTGYFIALLVLVAREKRRMRETFALDRSAEIMTPDTVSSAPPHGAKLTDM; encoded by the coding sequence ATGTATGCACCTCGTGTATTTTTCAGCATGATTGGTGCATTGCTTGCCTTTGCGGTCGCTACATATTTCATCCAGGGGTCGTTCTATACGGCATTCATCCAGACCCTCATCTGCGCCGTCATTCTGCAAACCGGTTATTTTATTGCACTTCTGGTTCTGGTCGCCCGGGAGAAACGCCGGATGCGCGAAACCTTCGCGCTTGATCGCAGCGCCGAGATCATGACGCCGGACACGGTAAGCAGCGCCCCGCCACATGGCGCGAAACTGACCGATATGTGA
- a CDS encoding DUF6074 family protein has translation MTTNSEVIAFPAKNRIANVKRCATMLDRLHGVEANDFWRRECRELAAYLTGLGYEDAAMRREVMEFQNAVQAELWAGDATPEARRDSH, from the coding sequence GTGACGACGAATTCGGAAGTAATCGCCTTTCCGGCAAAGAACCGTATTGCCAACGTAAAACGGTGCGCAACCATGCTCGACCGGCTGCATGGTGTGGAGGCGAATGATTTCTGGCGCAGGGAGTGCCGTGAACTGGCCGCCTATCTGACGGGCCTCGGCTATGAGGACGCCGCCATGCGGCGCGAGGTCATGGAGTTTCAAAATGCGGTGCAGGCGGAGTTGTGGGCGGGGGATGCCACGCCCGAGGCGCGCCGCGACAGCCATTGA
- a CDS encoding tetratricopeptide repeat protein, translated as MTAVDACVVKNSDASTRRVLLKNNKRFRVSLVVCTVLAGLSGCATSNQTDDVFRIDRAQGSQENIASLTSVINANPQDPEGYNVRGSAYGRAGDSRRAIEDFNKALQLNPRFYQAYANRALVYRNSGQQQQALQDYNAALQINASYDVALIGRGNLYRQSGRVNEAFNDFSRAIELETTDGRAWHNRGLIYQLRNQHAQAIEDFSKAISLSSTSPEPYNGRGLSYVALNDDENAFADFNHAISLDGNVAESWANQALVYERRGEMAKAAKSYSHAARLDPKYKPALDGVARTRGAGAS; from the coding sequence ATGACCGCTGTTGATGCCTGTGTTGTGAAAAACTCCGATGCCTCCACGCGCCGGGTGCTCCTGAAAAACAACAAGAGATTCCGTGTTTCCCTTGTCGTCTGTACCGTCCTTGCCGGTCTTTCCGGCTGCGCTACGTCCAACCAGACTGACGATGTCTTCAGGATCGACCGTGCCCAGGGCTCGCAGGAAAACATTGCCTCGCTCACCTCGGTCATCAACGCCAATCCTCAGGATCCGGAAGGCTATAACGTCCGTGGCTCCGCTTACGGCCGCGCCGGCGATTCGCGCCGCGCTATCGAGGATTTCAACAAGGCGCTGCAACTGAACCCGCGCTTTTATCAGGCCTATGCCAACCGCGCGCTCGTGTATCGCAATTCCGGCCAGCAGCAGCAGGCCTTGCAGGATTACAACGCCGCTTTACAGATCAATGCGAGCTATGACGTAGCCCTGATCGGCCGTGGCAATCTTTACCGCCAGTCCGGCCGCGTCAACGAAGCTTTCAACGACTTCTCCCGCGCCATCGAACTCGAAACCACCGATGGCCGCGCGTGGCACAATCGTGGCCTGATCTACCAGCTGCGCAACCAGCATGCCCAGGCCATCGAGGACTTCTCCAAGGCCATCTCGCTGTCCTCAACCTCGCCGGAACCCTATAACGGCCGTGGCCTTTCCTATGTCGCGCTGAACGACGACGAAAACGCTTTCGCCGATTTCAACCACGCCATTTCGCTTGATGGCAACGTCGCAGAATCATGGGCCAACCAGGCACTGGTCTATGAGCGCCGCGGCGAGATGGCGAAAGCCGCAAAGTCCTATTCACATGCGGCACGGCTTGATCCGAAATATAAGCCCGCGCTCGACGGCGTTGCCCGCACGCGCGGTGCCGGCGCATCCTGA
- the rpsU gene encoding 30S ribosomal protein S21: MQVLVRDNNVDQALRALKKKMQREGIFREMKMRDYYEKPSQKRAREKAEAVRRVRKLARKRAQREGLVAAPRAGR; the protein is encoded by the coding sequence GTGCAGGTACTAGTCCGCGACAATAACGTTGATCAGGCGCTTCGCGCTCTCAAGAAAAAGATGCAGCGCGAAGGCATTTTCCGTGAAATGAAAATGCGCGATTATTACGAAAAGCCTTCCCAGAAGCGCGCCCGCGAAAAGGCTGAAGCTGTTCGTCGCGTTCGCAAGCTGGCACGCAAGCGCGCACAGCGCGAAGGTCTGGTTGCAGCTCCGCGCGCAGGCCGTTAA
- a CDS encoding sarcosine oxidase subunit beta family protein gives MRKYSVFAVAREALRGHKGWDAQWASPEPRKEYDVIIIGGGGHGLGAAYYLAKEHGITNIAVLEKGWLGGGNTGRNTTIIRSNYLYEESMDIYEHSLKLWEGLSQDLNYNVMYSARGVMMLSHNIHDQQSFKRHINANRLYGIDNEWLTPEQAKAYCPPLEISGNARYPINGAALQRRGGTARHDAVAWGYARAASDRGVHIIQNCEVTAIRRGPDGAVTGVETNRGFIGAKKIGVSAAGHSSVLMKMADVRVPLHSNPLQALVSEPLKPIFPCVVMSNTVHAYISQSDKGELVIGAGTDQYNSYSQTGGLQIITHTLDAICELFPIFRRVKMMRQWGGITDNTPDRSAIQSVTPVPNLFVNCGWGTGGFKATPGSANLFAHLIARGEPHRLAAGLTLDRFRTGRLIDEAAAAAVAH, from the coding sequence ATGCGCAAATATTCCGTTTTTGCCGTGGCGCGCGAGGCGTTGCGGGGTCATAAGGGGTGGGATGCGCAATGGGCGTCGCCCGAGCCGCGCAAGGAATATGACGTCATCATCATCGGTGGCGGCGGCCACGGTCTTGGGGCCGCCTATTATCTTGCCAAGGAACACGGCATTACCAATATAGCGGTGCTGGAAAAGGGCTGGCTAGGCGGTGGCAATACCGGCCGCAACACCACCATCATCCGCTCCAATTATCTCTATGAAGAGAGCATGGATATCTACGAGCATTCCCTGAAATTATGGGAAGGCCTGAGCCAGGATCTCAATTACAACGTCATGTATTCGGCGCGCGGCGTTATGATGCTGTCGCACAATATTCACGACCAGCAGTCCTTCAAGCGCCATATCAATGCCAACCGTCTCTATGGCATCGACAATGAATGGCTGACGCCGGAACAAGCCAAGGCCTATTGCCCGCCACTCGAGATTTCCGGCAATGCGCGTTATCCGATCAACGGTGCTGCCCTCCAGCGGCGCGGCGGCACGGCGCGTCACGATGCGGTGGCCTGGGGATATGCGCGTGCGGCTTCCGATCGCGGCGTGCACATTATCCAGAATTGCGAAGTCACGGCCATCAGGCGCGGACCTGATGGCGCGGTCACGGGCGTCGAGACCAATCGCGGTTTCATTGGCGCAAAGAAAATCGGCGTTTCCGCCGCCGGCCACTCCTCCGTTCTGATGAAAATGGCGGATGTGCGTGTGCCTCTGCATTCCAACCCGTTACAGGCGCTGGTATCAGAGCCGCTGAAGCCGATCTTCCCCTGTGTCGTCATGTCCAATACGGTGCATGCCTATATCTCCCAGTCGGACAAGGGCGAGCTGGTCATCGGTGCTGGCACCGACCAGTATAATTCCTACTCCCAGACTGGCGGCCTGCAGATCATCACGCATACGCTTGACGCCATCTGCGAGCTGTTCCCGATTTTCCGCCGCGTCAAGATGATGCGCCAATGGGGCGGCATTACCGACAACACACCCGATCGCTCCGCCATTCAGAGTGTGACGCCGGTGCCAAATCTCTTTGTCAATTGCGGCTGGGGCACGGGCGGTTTCAAGGCGACGCCGGGCTCGGCCAATCTGTTTGCGCATCTCATCGCGCGCGGCGAACCGCACCGTCTGGCGGCGGGGCTGACGCTCGATCGTTTCCGCACCGGACGCCTCATCGACGAGGCCGCTGCCGCCGCCGTGGCGCACTGA
- a CDS encoding sarcosine oxidase subunit delta, with the protein MLLIHCPYCREDRSELEFRWAGEAHIARPENIADISDEAFAEYFFIRDNDKGLVFERWRHIHGCGRFFNAARDSVSDKFLMTYKAGEPKPDADAVLSAQKGAAQ; encoded by the coding sequence ATGCTTCTGATCCATTGCCCTTATTGCCGGGAAGACCGTTCCGAACTCGAATTTCGCTGGGCGGGCGAAGCCCATATCGCCCGGCCGGAAAACATTGCCGATATTTCGGACGAGGCCTTTGCCGAATATTTCTTCATTCGCGACAATGACAAAGGTCTCGTTTTCGAGCGCTGGCGCCACATTCACGGTTGCGGCCGCTTTTTCAACGCCGCGCGCGATTCCGTCAGCGACAAATTCCTGATGACCTACAAGGCAGGCGAGCCGAAACCGGATGCCGACGCGGTTCTTTCCGCCCAAAAGGGAGCTGCGCAATGA
- a CDS encoding sarcosine oxidase subunit alpha gives MSGDYRIKGAGRLTPARTARFTFDGKIYQALEGDTVASALLANGVHLIGRSFKYHRPRGFLSAGPEEPNALIDVSRDSLRKQPNVRATVQDVFDGAIIASQNRFPSLSFDISAINDFLSPMFAAGFYYKTFMWPKAAWHKIYEPIIRRAAGLGKAPTEPDADHYSGRYAHCDVLVAGGGVAGLTAALTAAKTGASVILVDENAEVGGALRFDTGAVIDGLSGYDWAQKVLTELKSLPNVRVLTRTTAFGYYNHNFVALAERVTDHLATPAKHQPRERLWQVRSKKVVLAAGAIERHMVFANNDRPGIMLASAARIYLNHYGVTVGNNVGVYTAHDSAYETAFDLKKAGVKIAAIVDCRENPDRRLLDEARALGIEVLAGHSVYDTSGRLRVSSMSVGRNGGSNKRKIAIDALVVSAGWTPSVHLFSQSRGKLKFDAANQRFLPDIHVQNCVSVGACNGTDDLAALIAEAAAAGGGAAEFSGENARAWTGGMIGAAEGAGEGTGVKAFIDFQHDVCAKDIRLAVREGMHSVEHIKRFTTNGMASDQGKMSNMHGLAIASEALGRDLPKVGLTTFRQPYTPVTFGTLINHSRGALFDPTRKTPMHDEEAAAGALFEDVGNWKRAWFFPRGGEDMHEALNRECKTVRTSVGVFDASTLGKIEVVGPDAAKFLNLIYTNAWDTLKPGRCRYGIMTREDGFVYDDGVVGRLSEDRFHVTTTTGGAPRVLQHMEDYLQTEFPELNVWLTSATEQWAVIAVQGPKAREVIAPFVEGIDISPEAFPHMAVAEGTFCGVPTRLFRVSFTGELGFEINVPADYGAAVWTAIRERAEAVGGCLYGTETMHILRAEKGYIIVGQDTDGTVTPDDAGLAWAVSKKKTDFVGIRGLKRPDLMRSGRKQLVGLKTKDRLTVPEEGGQIVADPNQPKPMTMLGHVTSAYWSENLGHSIAFALVADGRARIGETLYIPLADKTIAVEVTDMVFLDKEGARLNG, from the coding sequence ATGAGCGGCGATTATCGTATCAAGGGCGCCGGTCGCCTGACACCTGCCAGAACGGCACGCTTCACCTTCGACGGCAAGATCTATCAGGCGCTGGAAGGCGACACCGTTGCATCCGCACTTCTGGCGAATGGCGTGCATCTGATTGGCCGTTCGTTCAAATATCACCGGCCGCGCGGTTTCCTTTCCGCCGGCCCGGAGGAGCCGAATGCGCTGATCGACGTGTCGCGTGACAGCCTGCGCAAGCAGCCGAATGTGCGCGCCACGGTGCAGGATGTATTCGACGGCGCCATCATCGCCTCGCAGAACCGCTTTCCGTCGCTGTCCTTCGATATCAGTGCGATCAACGATTTCCTGTCGCCGATGTTTGCGGCTGGTTTCTACTATAAGACGTTCATGTGGCCGAAGGCCGCGTGGCACAAGATTTATGAACCGATCATCCGTCGCGCAGCCGGTCTCGGCAAGGCGCCGACCGAGCCGGATGCGGATCATTATTCCGGCCGCTATGCCCATTGCGACGTGCTGGTGGCCGGTGGCGGTGTGGCCGGGCTGACAGCGGCGCTCACCGCTGCAAAAACTGGCGCCAGCGTCATTCTGGTTGATGAGAATGCCGAAGTTGGCGGCGCGCTGCGTTTTGATACCGGTGCGGTCATCGACGGCCTGTCCGGATATGACTGGGCGCAAAAAGTTTTGACTGAACTGAAATCGCTGCCCAATGTGCGTGTTCTGACCCGCACGACAGCGTTCGGTTATTACAACCACAATTTCGTGGCGCTGGCCGAGCGTGTGACCGATCACCTCGCCACGCCGGCCAAACACCAGCCACGTGAAAGACTGTGGCAGGTCCGCTCCAAGAAGGTCGTTCTGGCGGCAGGCGCGATCGAGCGGCACATGGTCTTTGCCAATAATGATCGTCCCGGCATCATGCTGGCTTCTGCTGCGCGCATCTATCTCAACCATTACGGCGTGACCGTCGGCAATAATGTCGGTGTCTACACAGCCCATGATTCTGCCTATGAGACGGCATTCGATCTCAAGAAAGCGGGTGTGAAGATCGCCGCTATCGTGGATTGCCGCGAGAACCCCGATCGGCGGCTGCTGGACGAGGCGCGGGCGCTGGGCATCGAGGTACTGGCGGGTCACAGTGTTTACGATACGTCAGGGCGGCTGCGCGTTTCTTCCATGAGCGTTGGCCGCAATGGCGGCTCTAACAAGCGCAAGATCGCCATCGACGCGCTCGTCGTTTCGGCGGGCTGGACGCCTTCGGTGCATCTCTTCTCGCAATCGCGCGGCAAGCTGAAGTTTGACGCGGCAAACCAGCGGTTCCTGCCTGACATCCATGTGCAGAATTGTGTGTCAGTCGGCGCCTGCAACGGCACGGACGATCTCGCCGCATTGATCGCCGAGGCTGCTGCCGCAGGTGGCGGTGCAGCGGAATTCTCCGGTGAGAATGCGCGCGCCTGGACCGGCGGCATGATCGGCGCTGCGGAAGGGGCAGGCGAAGGCACCGGCGTCAAGGCCTTCATCGATTTCCAGCACGATGTCTGCGCCAAGGATATTCGCCTGGCCGTGCGTGAAGGCATGCATTCGGTCGAGCATATCAAGCGCTTCACCACCAATGGCATGGCGTCCGATCAGGGCAAGATGTCCAACATGCATGGCCTTGCCATTGCCTCGGAAGCGCTTGGGCGGGATCTGCCGAAGGTCGGTCTCACCACTTTCCGCCAACCCTATACGCCGGTCACCTTCGGCACGCTCATCAACCATTCGCGCGGTGCGCTGTTCGACCCGACCCGAAAGACGCCGATGCATGACGAAGAGGCTGCGGCAGGCGCCCTTTTCGAGGATGTCGGCAACTGGAAGCGCGCATGGTTCTTCCCGCGCGGCGGTGAGGATATGCACGAGGCGCTCAACCGCGAATGCAAGACGGTGCGGACAAGCGTCGGCGTGTTCGATGCCTCCACGCTCGGCAAGATCGAGGTGGTCGGCCCCGATGCGGCTAAGTTCCTGAACCTCATCTACACAAATGCCTGGGACACACTGAAACCCGGCCGTTGCCGCTATGGCATCATGACGCGCGAGGACGGTTTCGTTTACGATGACGGTGTTGTCGGTCGTCTTTCCGAGGACCGTTTCCATGTGACGACGACGACGGGCGGCGCACCGCGCGTTCTCCAGCACATGGAGGATTATCTCCAGACCGAATTCCCCGAGCTGAATGTCTGGCTGACATCGGCGACCGAACAATGGGCGGTGATTGCGGTGCAGGGACCGAAAGCGCGCGAGGTGATCGCGCCTTTCGTCGAGGGTATCGATATTTCGCCCGAAGCCTTCCCGCATATGGCGGTCGCGGAAGGCACCTTCTGCGGTGTGCCCACGCGTCTCTTCCGTGTATCATTCACGGGTGAGCTTGGTTTCGAAATCAACGTTCCGGCCGATTACGGCGCTGCCGTCTGGACCGCGATCCGTGAACGGGCCGAAGCGGTGGGCGGATGCCTTTATGGCACCGAGACCATGCACATCCTGCGTGCCGAAAAGGGTTACATCATCGTCGGACAGGATACCGACGGCACCGTGACGCCTGACGATGCCGGGCTTGCCTGGGCCGTTTCCAAGAAGAAGACGGATTTCGTCGGTATTCGCGGTCTGAAACGCCCGGATCTCATGCGCTCCGGTCGAAAGCAGCTTGTGGGCCTCAAGACGAAGGACCGGCTGACTGTTCCCGAAGAGGGTGGCCAGATCGTTGCTGATCCAAACCAGCCGAAACCCATGACCATGCTCGGCCATGTCACTTCCGCCTACTGGTCGGAAAATCTCGGCCACTCCATCGCCTTTGCGCTGGTGGCGGATGGCAGGGCGCGCATAGGCGAAACGCTCTACATCCCGCTTGCCGATAAAACAATTGCCGTCGAAGTGACCGACATGGTCTTCCTCGACAAGGAAGGAGCCCGTCTCAATGGCTGA
- a CDS encoding sarcosine oxidase subunit gamma, whose amino-acid sequence MADTLHAKRKSVLEDFHGGSPFVSLKPAASASRLSLRARESALPALSDALGLLLPNSPKSSVTSGLRSALWLGPDEWLVIDQGESDLMAALATVPGLFSATDVSHRNTAVIVSGPGAEVALNAGCPQDLSIAQFPIGACSRTVFGKAEVVLLRVADDTFRVECWRSFAEYVGGLLQEAAQDVAV is encoded by the coding sequence ATGGCTGACACACTTCACGCAAAACGCAAATCCGTACTCGAGGATTTCCACGGTGGTTCGCCCTTCGTCTCGCTGAAGCCCGCCGCCTCGGCGTCGCGGCTGTCGCTGCGCGCAAGGGAAAGCGCACTGCCGGCCCTCTCGGATGCACTCGGCCTGTTATTGCCCAACAGCCCGAAAAGCTCTGTCACATCGGGTTTGCGCTCCGCTCTCTGGCTTGGTCCGGACGAATGGCTGGTGATCGATCAGGGCGAAAGCGACCTGATGGCGGCGCTCGCCACCGTTCCCGGCCTGTTTTCGGCGACCGACGTTTCCCACCGCAACACGGCTGTCATCGTTTCCGGCCCCGGCGCGGAGGTAGCCCTGAACGCCGGTTGCCCGCAGGATCTGTCTATCGCACAGTTCCCGATCGGCGCCTGCTCGCGAACGGTTTTCGGCAAGGCGGAAGTGGTGCTGCTGCGCGTGGCTGACGATACGTTCCGGGTAGAGTGCTGGCGCTCCTTCGCCGAATATGTCGGCGGCCTGTTGCAGGAAGCGGCGCAGGATGTGGCGGTCTAG
- a CDS encoding DUF2332 domain-containing protein — translation MHDEAVRDAFLAQARACDSLGSPFTARLCRAVAARLDRQTDVGEMILSWPGDVGPSGDSVPLRLAGALHALVIEDKITPLVDIAPEDENALWQACASALRFHSGFILERLKSPPQTNEVRRSAVLLPGFLSIAELFGKPMVLSEVGASAGLNLQFDRYQYRLGDLAWGRQSEVSMSPEWRGDTPPDKRIEVIERAGCDLNPLDPSSAEDRLRLMSYVWADQTDRLERTAAALRIAVENGLHVEKADAIDWLQRRLAAQHSGAAHVVYHSVAWQYLPDALKEAGETLIAEAGSRATPEAPLARLQMEADTTPGSAAITLQIWPTGKKQEIGRADFHGRWVEWQGWKS, via the coding sequence ATGCATGATGAAGCCGTAAGAGACGCGTTTCTCGCACAGGCAAGAGCCTGCGACAGCCTCGGTTCGCCCTTTACCGCACGGCTTTGCCGCGCGGTGGCGGCGCGGCTGGATCGCCAGACGGACGTTGGCGAGATGATTTTGTCCTGGCCTGGCGATGTTGGCCCGTCCGGCGATTCCGTCCCACTGCGGCTTGCCGGTGCCCTGCATGCGCTTGTCATCGAGGACAAGATCACTCCTCTTGTCGATATAGCACCCGAAGACGAGAATGCGCTCTGGCAGGCTTGCGCAAGTGCCTTGCGCTTCCATTCGGGCTTCATCCTCGAAAGACTGAAATCGCCGCCGCAGACCAACGAAGTCCGCCGTTCCGCTGTGCTGCTGCCGGGTTTTCTTTCCATTGCGGAGCTTTTTGGCAAGCCGATGGTCCTTTCAGAGGTCGGCGCCAGCGCCGGTCTGAACCTGCAATTTGACCGCTACCAGTATCGTCTTGGCGATCTTGCCTGGGGCAGGCAATCCGAAGTGTCCATGTCGCCGGAATGGCGCGGAGACACCCCGCCCGACAAGCGGATAGAGGTCATCGAGCGCGCCGGCTGCGATCTTAACCCACTCGATCCGTCGTCTGCCGAGGACCGGTTGCGGCTGATGTCATATGTCTGGGCCGATCAGACCGACAGGCTGGAGCGCACGGCGGCCGCCCTGCGTATTGCGGTGGAGAACGGCTTGCACGTTGAAAAGGCTGACGCAATTGACTGGCTGCAACGCCGCCTTGCCGCGCAACATTCGGGCGCTGCCCATGTGGTCTACCATTCTGTCGCCTGGCAATATCTTCCCGATGCGCTGAAAGAGGCCGGCGAAACGCTGATCGCCGAGGCTGGAAGCCGTGCCACCCCTGAGGCTCCGCTTGCCCGCCTGCAGATGGAGGCAGATACGACGCCGGGAAGCGCCGCAATCACCCTGCAAATCTGGCCGACCGGTAAGAAACAGGAAATCGGCCGCGCCGATTTCCATGGGCGATGGGTGGAATGGCAGGGGTGGAAAAGCTAG
- a CDS encoding transporter substrate-binding domain-containing protein → MSVRFAYLIEPPFNYRNECGDVTGCDVELARVILAMIGIHDIEFIEAEFSQLLPGLNENLWDMTTGLFDTAERRKIVTFSHPIWALPDGLLVRKGNLRDLDGYASAAKNPECTLVAIRDQIQHRAIMEAGVPDDRILICETYDEAAQAVLDGRADAYASVAMAHLGFMQQNPELDLEVVSVLPKERPAASGAFAFRQSDRELQSAVDAALLCYIGSDEHRVLMRNFGFDDQALVNREASLAK, encoded by the coding sequence GTGTCTGTGAGATTCGCATATTTGATAGAACCTCCGTTCAACTACAGGAACGAATGCGGCGATGTGACCGGGTGCGATGTGGAGTTGGCGCGAGTCATTCTAGCCATGATCGGTATTCATGACATTGAATTCATCGAAGCCGAATTCTCGCAATTGTTGCCTGGGCTGAACGAAAACCTTTGGGATATGACTACTGGCCTCTTCGATACCGCTGAACGCAGAAAGATCGTGACGTTCAGCCATCCCATCTGGGCGTTGCCTGATGGACTGTTGGTGAGGAAGGGCAACCTCAGAGATCTGGACGGATACGCATCGGCAGCAAAAAATCCGGAATGTACGCTGGTCGCGATCCGTGATCAGATCCAACATCGCGCAATTATGGAAGCGGGCGTGCCCGATGACCGCATTCTCATTTGCGAGACCTACGACGAGGCCGCTCAGGCCGTATTGGATGGGCGTGCCGACGCCTATGCCAGCGTGGCCATGGCCCATCTCGGTTTTATGCAGCAAAATCCAGAGCTCGATTTGGAAGTTGTCTCCGTTTTACCGAAAGAGAGACCAGCAGCCTCAGGCGCATTTGCTTTCCGCCAATCCGACCGGGAACTCCAGAGCGCGGTCGATGCGGCGCTCCTTTGTTATATCGGATCAGACGAGCACCGTGTGCTGATGCGCAATTTTGGTTTTGATGATCAAGCCCTCGTCAACCGCGAGGCCAGTCTGGCAAAGTAA
- a CDS encoding MaoC family dehydratase, which translates to MAKEIALAEMKNFVGTELGVSDWITVDQTMIDAFAKATLDEQFIHTDPERAKAESPFGGTIAHGFLTLSLLSALNYDALPRIRETTMGINYGFDAVRFVTPVKSGARVRGRFTLAEARFRGAAMLVTTYDVTVEIENEKKPALTARWTTITQFNPEDRPQDA; encoded by the coding sequence ATGGCAAAGGAAATAGCGCTGGCGGAAATGAAAAATTTCGTCGGCACGGAGCTGGGCGTTTCCGACTGGATCACCGTCGACCAGACAATGATCGACGCCTTCGCAAAAGCGACGCTGGACGAACAGTTCATCCACACCGACCCGGAACGCGCCAAGGCGGAAAGCCCCTTTGGCGGCACCATCGCGCATGGGTTCCTGACGCTCTCGCTGCTTTCGGCTCTGAATTACGATGCCCTGCCCCGCATTCGCGAAACGACCATGGGCATCAACTACGGCTTTGACGCCGTCCGCTTCGTCACGCCGGTCAAAAGCGGAGCACGGGTGCGTGGCCGTTTCACTTTGGCTGAGGCGCGGTTTCGCGGCGCCGCCATGCTGGTGACGACCTATGATGTTACGGTGGAGATAGAAAACGAGAAAAAACCGGCGCTCACTGCCCGCTGGACAACCATCACCCAGTTCAACCCCGAGGACAGGCCGCAAGACGCCTGA